In Gracilinanus agilis isolate LMUSP501 chromosome 1, AgileGrace, whole genome shotgun sequence, the sequence GAGAGATGAGATCGAGTTGGTGGAGGGGCTGCCGCTGGCCTTCCCCATTTGCCGCGAGGTGTGGCCTGGGGCGCGGCTGAAGCAGGCCTACAGTTGTCTCCTCTTCGGGTTGCTCTACTGCTTGCCGGTGTTGTTCAACCTGGCCTTGGGCTGGCTGACTGTGAAGAGACTCCAGGATCCGCCAGGACCTTGGGCTCGACGTCCCCGGGAGGGTGAAGAGCCCTGGCCAACGCTGCCGGCCCTCCCTGCTTCCCGGCTGAAGGTGAGGCGGCGCGTGGCGCACATGGTAATGGCTCTGGTCGCCCTGTTCGCTGTCACTTGGCTGCCAATCTATCTGCTGGATATCTGGATCGACTTCCACACGCCAGATTGGTCCCATGGGAAGCCTACCACAGCCTGGGTTCTGCAGCTGAGGCCTTTCGCCCAGTGGCTGGGCCTCACCAACTCCAGTCTCAACCCACTCTGCTATTGCTTCGTGGGCAGCCTGGCCCGCACCGCCCGCCAAGTGAGACGCCGCTATCGCCAGAGGCTCAGCTCTCTGTTCAGACCCTCCATCATCGAGGGAACTCCCTTGAGGGAAGGGGGCACCGAGACCAAAGGCAGAGATGTGGCGCGCTCCCCCCGGGTTTCTGCGCAGGAGGCTACTAgcgaaagaaaggagaaagttcCCTTCGGCCATTTCCCACCTCTAAGCAAACCTTTGGACTAGAGAACCCAGCGAAGCTTCAGATCTCCGCAAGTTCTCTGCCCGCAAGGGAATTGGAGGAAAGATGCTCTCAAAGTCGTGCAATCTCCATGACCTCCTACTTGTCTACTGCTTCCTCTCCTTCAGCCATTCTTTCCATCTGGTAAATTTAGTCTGTGTCTAGGTTCATATTTGTCTCCTCCTTAACTAGCCAGAGCTTCAAGGGAGTGTAGCATGTGGTTGAAGGTGAGGCTTGATGGATCCTGGGATTGAGAAAGCATGGGAGACACCTGAAGAATATTTCTACTTTGTATAGAGTGGGGCTTCTTCCCATCCTCTCCATGTTGGCCTCACCTCTAGCTTAGCTGAGACCTCTGATCCCAGGACATTAAGACAGTTTGAAAAGGGAAAGTGGGACGCTAGGGTTGGAAGGGGCTTCTTGGGTTCTCTCTCTTCTTGTAGAAGACTGTTCTGAAGTCCCAATATGCCAGAGGGTTTGGGAAAGCTGGAAGAGAGTAAATGACCCCTCTAATCAGTCCACCAAACTGTTTGGAGCTCTAATAGGATCCTAGAACAATGGTGTAGTCATTAATAAAAAGAGCCTTTGTGGTCAGTGACTCTTCTCTGCTCAAGTACTCAACTTATGGGGATAAAGGCTGATAATCCTCCAGAGCAGCACAAGAGTGATCACTTCTCTCCTCCAGGAGTTGGGCTGGGGGACATTGGCAGGGAGGGTACAGTGAAAGAAGCCTAGGTCTCAGAATCACAAGAACTGGTGTCAAGCCCCTACATATCCATTTACTAGCTTGTGACTGCCAACAAATCACTTCcctaacctcagttttctcatttgtaaaaattgaAGGGAGAatgctttgtaaaactttaaagctctatagAAACATGAGTTActattatgaagagcaaaatctAAGGGACCAGTAGTTCCTTATGAACTCTCTGAGAGGGACAAGTCGTAAAAAGTTTCATGGTAGCTCCAACCTTTCAGGTTGATTTCAGAATCCTGCTGTCATATCAACATAAACTGTAATCAGTGGCCCAGGATGTTAatgctagaaaagaccttagagaccatctaatcacGGAGCTCTTAATCtttgggatgtgtgtgtgtgtgtgtgtgtgtgtgtgtgtgtgtgtgagagagagagagagagagagagagagagagagagagagagagatagtcaTTTGTTGAAGTCTATGGACCTCTtctaggaatttaaaaaataataatcaaaggaaatgcaaaatttcagtttgatgttagtaaaaaaaaagatgcaaatttTTCCCATCTAAGTTCATATACCCCTGCTCAAGAAACTCCCATCTattcaaatcccttcattttacagaggaaaataaaatctagGAAGAAATAACTCACCTAATGTCTGACAGCTAGTTAGTGCTATATCTTTGACTAAGAGTCCAAATCTGACTTCTaatccaaagctctttccattataccaccaCCAGCTCTTCATATTCAATTCAGTTCCACAAGTATTTCTTGAGTGCTTGACTAGgagctggaggaggaagagggagagagcagaGTTACAAAAGCCTTATCATTCGTCATTTTCCTGTATAGCCAAATGCATCTGGGGCTGATGCTTTTAGAACATTCACTCATGAGGTtctgttatttcctttcttttttttcctttcagcttTGTGTCTGTTGCTTCTAGCTCCTCCTTGTCAGACTGCTTCTGCATACCTACTACCTAGAGAAAACTCTAAACCTAAGTTTCcgagaggaaaaaaaacccaacttggAGTCCTTTCTAATGTAATTTACCATTCTTCACACATGAAGAACTAACTCCATCCTTATCCTGTATAGGGGGCAGGGGATATACTTTGAGATGTTAAGAATGGGGCTTGGCTTGCATTCGTTTATAGTCATACATTTTCATCCATCACCATTTTGACCAATGAAGTTCATTTGCAAGTCTCATGGTATATACTTGGAAGAAAAGACCCATATGGGTGGGCATATCAATAAATCTCTTTCAGAGACAGTGTCCTCTAGCCAGAGCCTAGAAGCTGGCAAAGTAAACAGATGCCTAGGGGACAACATATAAGAGAACACAATGAAGAATGCCTCTGATTAACTTTATGAATGCCCACTCCAGAAAATCCTGTTTCTCAGTAACAAGGAGGTATTTATTTGCCCTTAGTTAAAGAGTAGGTGTTacattgggcagctagatggtgcagtgaataaaATTCCAAGCCTAGAAAAGAtttgtctttctgagttcaaatctggcctgagacacttgctgtgtgaccctgggcaagtcacataacgctgcttgcctcagtttcctcatctgtaaaataagctggagaaggaaatggcaaacagttccagtatctttgccaaaacaaaacaaaagaaaccccaaataggtaAGGAAGAGTaggaaattactgaacaacaacaggtgTTACATTAAAAACTGAAAGAACTCATTTTTAAATCTTGTCTATCACACATAGTTTCCTTCTACAGGTTCTgtaccttttcttccttccttccttcctttcttccttccttccttcatccctccctcccttcctttttctccttctttctttcttccttccttcctttcttcatttctctctctctttttcttttttccttccttccttccttccttccttccttccttccttccttccttctctcccctcctctttcaATCCAAAAATTGGTACGCACATGAAGTTTGGGATTCAGGAAAGAGTCCTCACCCTTTCAAATGCACCACCAGCTAAATATCCTAACTCCTGGAGGCTTCTTGGCGAGCTTCGTTAATTGCTTGAGTGCAAGCTGGCTACCCATCTTAGCCAAATGACTCATTGGGCCAGGAGGAGAGAAGGCTGGATTGGAATCTCTAGCAAAGGTGTTCTTGACCACTCAGATACTCACCCTAGCTTGCCCATGGGATTCGTTTGCCTAGAGCTATTTCAGTGATTCCCGGCAAATTGCATCTCTCTGTTGATATTTTCTCGTTGCTTTTTCCCTCCCTGCTTTCCACCTCTCTGCCCCATCCTTTGTCCTCATTACAGCTGCTcagtggtgtgtgtgtatgtgcacacgTGTCTTTGTTAGAACCTAGCAGACACGAGCCTCATAGCAGAAGGATCTGAGAGGGTAGATTAGACCTGCTCCACCCTACCTAAGGGAATTCATTTGTCCCTCTCTCCCAACCCACTCCCATCACCAGCCCCAGATCTCCTGCTATCAGGCCACTGCATCACCTAGGAGGTGAAAAGATGCTAGCAGAGGGAAGGCAAGAGGACTGGGATGAAAGGAATAAAACCccctgaacaacaaaaatattgtagcCACTTTATGAAACTAGAGACATCGCTGGCCTCAGCCCATTTGGGCGTAGCcaggtatagtggaaagagttttgGAATCATCCCGAGATCTGAGTTAAGGTTCCACTACCAGCTGATGCCATGCTTATCTCTATGACCTCTGATGGCTTGCTCTTAGtttctctacctctctttctTCATCGGGAAAAGGGGCCTAAGAATACTGGTCCGTTGTAAGGAAggagctttgtaaaccttaaaacatcgCTTAATGTAAGCTGTAATTATTGTCATTAGCTCCCAGCCTCCCCATGGGCCCCTCAAGAGAGAAGCCTCTGGGTGGGAAAGCGTGGACTGCCGTTAATGGTTTCCAGGACAACCTCCTCCCAGTTCTACAGTGTTCCTAGTATGCTTATCAACCAGCCACAATCATTAGCTGACTGTGAGCTTCAGGGTAGTCCGGGGAGGGGATGGGGGATGGAGGGTGCATGAGAGGGACTGGAAACGCTAAGTTCTTGCTTCTCCAAAgccaaagagaaaaggagaccATTAGATTCTTCCCCAAACCACCCTTTGCCCACCACTACACCACCACTAACATAAAGAGGATGCGGAGTtgtggcagctaagtgactcagtggattgagaactagacctagagatgggaagtcctggcttcaaatctggcttcagacacttagtatctgtatgatcctgagcaagtcacttaattctcattgcctagcccttacggatcttctgtcttggaactaacacacaatatcgattctaagatgggagtttacctttttttgttttgtttttgttttgtttcattttgtttaagAAGAAGATGGAGAGACTCCCAGTCATTCCTGATTGCTTCCTGTATCCTCTCTGGCTATAGAAAGTAGATGTCAACAATAACAGCAGTATTGAGGAATGACCAAATGTGAtacttagctactatcagcaacacaatgattcaGGGCAATTCTGAAagaattgtgaaaaaaaatactacccacctccagagaaagaacttttggagcggaaatgaagatgaaagcatatgatttatcacttgttcatttgggtttatgttttggggtttataagattattcacttacagaaatgaacaatatggaaatttaaaaaatttaattcctgttaaaaataaaataaagtttcatAGTTCATAGTTTTAAAAAGGGAAGTCGGTGTCAAAACTAGGACAAGGAGATACTACTGAATGAAggagtggaaagagtgctggcctTAGAAGCCATAGGATTTAGGGCAAAAGGAGTCCagctccattttacatatgaaggaagtgaggttcagaaagaaGAGTTTTTTGAACCTCAAAAAATGTCATAAGTAATAATTGGCGGAGAGTAAGGACCgtatagttgtttgtttgtttttttaaataaattctaaccttctgtcttagaatcaatactatataagGCAGAAAACTGCTAGGttatgggagttaaatgacttgtccagggtcacacatctaggaagtatctgagaccagatttgaactcaggactctcTAGATCTGGCcttcaatccattaagccacctagctgcctcttggacagtagatttagagatagaagggaccttcaaAGTTGTCCAAGCCAAGCTCCCtttttgtgacttgtccaaaggtGGCAGAGGTATGGCtcctcagactccaaattcaACACTCTTTCCATTCCACTGCCTTGCCTCACAGGTTCTCTAACCCCAAATATCCAGTCCTGCCCTCCCTCCAATCCTCCCAATCCCACATCTAGCTGGTCTAATGACTACCTGTGGAACCTTGGACTTCCTCTTTCAGGGTCTtgttcttatctctaaaatgaagaacttgtaagttctaaagtcccttctaacccTTCATTCTATGATCAGTCTCCATTCCTCATCCATATTTAAAGGATTCACAAAGGCAAGGACAGGATGTATAGTCCAGAGGAAAGAGCATTATATTTCAGATGGGCAACCTTTGAATATgggatgggagggggaggagaagcagcatctctccttcccccatcaAGGGAGACATGCTCCTGGGAAagacaaggaaggaaaaggaCTCTCTTCAGTCCAACCTCACTCTTTATTCCTCCCTGCTTCTCTATTCTTACCCTCATGAGGAGGGAACTAACATCCCACTGGAATTTCCCCAGTAATCTTCATGGGCTTCTTTACTCTACCCCAACTCTAAAGCTTCATTGTTTTGTTTCCTGGCCTATCCTCCTTCTTCCCAGGGCTCTGAAACCTCCTTCACTGTTCAATACAATTCGAtacctctcttttttctttcccttctgtttttttatcttttttattaggATCAAGTCTCAGTCTCTTGCCTCCCACTATGAAGACCATTGAATTATACAgcacattttcctcattttatttttaaaaacccttaccttccaacttgaactcaatactatgtattgattctaaagcagaagagtggtaagggctaggcaatagggattaagtgacttgcccagggtcacacagctaggaaatgtctgaggctagattttaacccagaacctccccctctctgggcctgacattcaatccactgagtcactaaCTGCTCCTGTTCCTCATTTTAAAGTGCTGAATGTGAATTATCAATGAACAGTCACCACCTCTTGTCCTGTCTGCTTGCCTGAGAACAGAACCTTCTCTAATTTCTCTGATCATATATGAACCCAAGGAGATCAAGTCCTACCAATATCTAAGGCACTATAGAATGGCAAAGAAGAAAGAGGTCTGAACTTGGAACCAGAGAACCTGAAAGCTGATTCTGGCACTATCACTACTATACTTTGGGCAGGCCACTTCGCTTCATCTATTAAACTTGGGGGTTGgcatcttccaactctgaatcccAAGATGCCATTGTACAGGAGACCAAACTCTCCAATGCTTGTCTCTCAGTCACTATATTCCATGGTTTCCTTCTGAAATGAATATTTGACTTGAACCATTTTGAGTTGCATATAAAGAAGACAGTTGTCCTGAAGTCAGCATTGGGGCCAAAGGTAGGCAATGCAGACCTCTGATAGGGGCCAATAAGGGACATTTCcccccatatttcttttttatgcacattttaaaaagaatttgactTGTATTTTATCAGAATTTCCACTGCAGATCAACACCTGCCCTGCAACTTAGCCTGGGacgtttttgtttttaacccttaccttgtcataataccagttctaagacagaagggcagcaagggctaggcaattggggttaagtgatttgcccagagtcatatagctagaaagtgtctgagaccagatttgaacccatgtcctcccaatTCTATCAAATTCAGTTCTTTAAGACTGCTGATGATACCATGCTATATCTTGTACATATGTATAATGCTAGAAAATCCTGCTTTCTGTGGCAGGCAGCATTTACTTTGTGACTAGTCATGTTTCATGTATTACAGTAAGGACACAAAGTCTCTGGCAGATAGGAACACATGCTCCCAGACACACAACAATCAAAGAAAATAGACTATCAAGAATTCCCTTTGTCCATAAAATGCTTCTGTAAATTATGCTTTGTTGTGATGTATTCATGAGGGTTGGGAGTGGGATGGGTGTGAAATGAAGAACTGCAAAGTTCAACGGAGAACAGCGAGTACAAATCACAGAATCACTGAATATAATACCTTAGAAAAGTATGGTACATTGATTTGTGAGGCTGTGATCAATGCCTCTAGGGCTAAAGAAACAAGAATGGCCACTGGGAGCACCCTGAAATGTTTAATGTTACCTGTACATGAATAACTGTGGTTGTCTTGCTTCTGTTCTATCTCAAAACTAAAATAAACTACTCTCTTATGATATAAAACTGTGTTTATATGTACAACTGTGTTTATACTTGCAGGGCAGAGTCAATTCTCCTTGCCTGGGGTACTCAAATGTCCTGACCAGACTTTGACTAAAGCCATCTTATCTCCCAGGAGCCTCCAGGGTCCAGATTTAGGACTGCTTTCAAcctcttcatcttcaaaatcttAATATAGTTTGgtgtttttgtttcttattaatatgttttgtttttatatcatcattccccttccctccttccatctttctttccttccctcctcccttctttctctcttccttctctcttcattccttcttttcttccttccttcttttcttccttccttcctttctccctttctttcttccttccctcctttctttcttccttccttccttcctttctctctctctttctctctctNNNNNNNNNNNNNNNNNNNNNNNNNNNNNNNNNNNNNNNNNNNNNNNNNNNNNNNNNNNNNNNNNNNNNNNNNNNNNNNNNNNNNNNNNNNNNNNNNNNNNNNNNNNNNNNNNNNNNNNNNNNNNNNNNNNNNNNNNNNNNNNNNNNNNNNNNNNNNNNNNNNNNNNNNNNNNNNNNNNNNNNNNNNNNNNNNNNNNNNNNNNNNNNNNNNNNNNNNNNNNNNNNNNNNNNNNNNNNNNNNNNNNNNNNNNNNNNNNNNNNNNNNNNNNNNNNNNNNNNNNNNNNNNNNNNNNNNNNNNNNNNNNNNNNNNNNNNNNNNNNNNNNNNNNNNNNNNNNNNNNNNNNNNNNNNNNNNNNNNNNNNNNNTCTTACCCAAGTTGGAAGTGCAGGGGCCATTTACAGGCTGTCCCACTCTGACCAGCTCAGTTGTTTTGACCAACTCTTTTTTCAGCCTCGCAAGTTTGCCTCTCTTTAGGCCACCTGGCAGCATCCCAGGGCACTCATCATGTTAATACCAAACTCATTTTAGATATCCAATCAGCATAGCCAGCCTTCTGAAGTTCAGAAATCTCAAGCTCAAGAGATTTGCCAGATTCAGCCTTCCCAGTAGCAGAGAGTACAGACATATGCCACCATTACAGGCTCAATACCTTCATTTCTGAAGATATATTTCCTCCATTCCCTACTCATTGAGCTTTCCTTTTTAGAAAAAGCCAAAAAAGCacaaaaagtaaagataaaaactaaaatgaGGACAAAAGGGAGTTCAGAAAAGCTAACCAACATATCAATCAAATTTGACAGTATATGCAAAGTAACAGAGACGCCCATAGTCCCTTACTTCTGTgagggacagaaagaagaaagtatatttcttccttcttcttcagaGCCAAGCTGGGTCATTATAATAACACAGCCATTCAGTTTCTGGGTGTTTAGGAGTTGTTATTCTATGTATGTTGTTGAAGTTATGcatattgttttttcttctgcttatttccctctgagttcatataagttttcccatgcttctctgaattatcATATTCACAATTTCCCATGGTGCAGTGTGGTACCACACAATTTTCCAATCAATGGATGTTTGCTATGCTTCAAGTTCTTTGATATTCCAAAAAAGCAttgcaattaatattttaaaaacaatttacttATATAGATCATTCACATGAATAATATAATTTGAACCCTGAGGGAGGTAATGCTGCAGGATAACTATTTTCCCCCATTCAAAAGCTGGAGAGGTGAAGTAAGTCTGAAGGAAAGGAAGCCACTTGGGTGCAGACATGAGTCAACTAGTGACAGACATGGTCCTGGAATCCAGGTCCCTTCCTCTATTCCCTGAGTTGTTTTTCCAATAGACTACCTCATTCATTTTCTACATAGTACTTATGGTATGAACAATTAGACATCTTTCAAAGGTTTTGTGAGATTGACAGTGAAAACATAAGAGCTAAACAAGCACCAGATACTAGTCTGTTGGTTGATTTAATTTATCACGCATATTTCTCAACTAATATCCTTCCTTCCCCCCATGTTCATCATGGGATAAAAACATTAGGCATGTATATGAGCCAGTCCAGCTGTGCTCTCCTCCTCCTTATCCCTAGCATCTCCATGGTCCCCAAATTTGCTAAGCCTTCTAACCAGCAAGTGCTGTTCCTCTTGTTCCCTCCACATTCAAAAACAGACACAATCTCCCTTTTCAAATAGAGTAGCCATGGATAACAGCTCTAGAATTTTCTGCAAGTATATTGCTCTCAATGACAGATGGGCACCTAGTCCATGGGTTTGAATGATGCCTGGATAAGGATATCTTGCGATCCCCCTGTGAAACAGGTGAGGAAGAGCTTTCTGGCAAGGAAGGAGAAGCAGCTCTTATCTCCAGTCACACTTCATTAGGAATTCACAATTAAGAGTATCCCTAAGTGAAGAAGGGGATTCAGCTAGTAGGTACAGGCTGTTCTCAGAGACTGGCAGTGGTCCCCTTCAGAAGTCCCATCCCAGCTGGTTAGCTATCAAAAGCACTTGGAGAGAGGCTGTAAGAGGCACTTCCAGGGGTGTGCGGACCAGGAGCAATTTTGATCATTGGTAGCTGACTATTTGATGTAATCTAAGGCCAACTTCCACCatgccaaaaaaattttttcccagccAACCTATCTACCAGAGCCTGAAATCCTATCAATAACCCATTTCTTAGGGGCTGCTacatagcatagtggatagaacaccagaactggagtcaggaagtcctatgttcaaatctggcctcagacgtttcctggctgtgatgctgggcaagcctTTTAAcctccatcgcctagcccttgctgcttgttcttccatcttagaattgatactaaggcaaaagataagagtttaaaaaataataatccatttCTTAGGCAAGAAGCAGTTATTAAGGGCTAATAATATGTGAGGCAATTCAATAAGAGCTGAGAATACAAgggaaagcaaaaacagtctctgGCCTCCAAGGACTCGCATTCTAATGCAGGATACTACAtctaaacaactatgtacatacaagGTATATACAGAGtactgtgccttaagaaatgaccaacagaatgagttcagaaaaacctagaaagactcacatgaactgatgcaaagtggaggaagcagaaccaggagaacactgtaaacagttgcagaaatattatatgatgatcatttgtgaaggactaaactgttatcagcaatgcaagttCCAAAGACATCCAtaagggacccatgatgaaaaatgctctccata encodes:
- the LOC123232519 gene encoding QRFP-like peptide receptor; this translates as MDTTYLTSSANEENSTLQAMASNHSLGELSWEELEKLLFFFAKEPVAISLTALYLLSFSVGLAGNTASLWVLLAGEKRRAGRSGTAPEGPSPTRRLLANLAVCDLLVVCICMPLTVGNVLYKAWVFGDFLCRAAPFLQALTVAASALSLTAISLHRYYGVRRPLRARASCTRGRALATILSVWAVSAAICLPLAFANRRDEIELVEGLPLAFPICREVWPGARLKQAYSCLLFGLLYCLPVLFNLALGWLTVKRLQDPPGPWARRPREGEEPWPTLPALPASRLKVRRRVAHMVMALVALFAVTWLPIYLLDIWIDFHTPDWSHGKPTTAWVLQLRPFAQWLGLTNSSLNPLCYCFVGSLARTARQVRRRYRQRLSSLFRPSIIEGTPLREGGTETKGRDVARSPRVSAQEATSERKEKVPFGHFPPLSKPLD